From one Leifsonia sp. Root1293 genomic stretch:
- a CDS encoding isochorismatase family protein, giving the protein MTRALFIIDVQNDFTEGGALGVDGGAAVAAGVSTLLERHPDAYDVVFASRDWHDADNDNGGHFATAAAPDFVDTWPSHCVSGTTGAEYHPDLRTDGIDVHVRKGQGVPAYSIFEGTTEQGETVAELLTARGVTAVDVVGIATDYCVRASALDAVEHGQHVRVLTDLVAGVAPESSEAALAELAHAGVEITESEPAVAPADPSSDSPGSPDA; this is encoded by the coding sequence GTGACACGTGCACTGTTCATCATCGACGTGCAGAACGACTTCACAGAGGGCGGCGCCCTGGGCGTCGACGGCGGCGCCGCCGTCGCGGCCGGAGTGAGCACGCTTCTCGAGCGGCATCCGGATGCCTACGATGTGGTGTTCGCCTCCCGCGACTGGCACGACGCCGACAACGACAACGGGGGCCATTTCGCCACCGCTGCCGCCCCCGACTTCGTCGACACCTGGCCGTCGCACTGCGTATCGGGCACGACGGGAGCCGAGTACCACCCCGACCTGCGCACCGACGGGATCGACGTGCACGTGCGCAAGGGCCAGGGCGTCCCGGCGTACTCGATCTTCGAGGGGACGACCGAGCAGGGCGAGACCGTCGCGGAGCTGCTGACGGCCCGCGGAGTGACGGCCGTCGACGTCGTCGGGATCGCCACGGACTACTGCGTGCGGGCGAGTGCGCTCGACGCCGTTGAGCATGGGCAGCACGTCCGCGTGCTCACCGACCTCGTGGCTGGCGTCGCCCCCGAGTCCAGTGAGGCGGCCCTGGCCGAGCTGGCCCATGCCGGTGTCGAGATCACGGAGTCCGAGCCGGCTGTGGCGCCGGCGGACCCGTCATCGGATTCCCCGGGATCGCCCGACGCGTGA
- a CDS encoding alpha/beta fold hydrolase has protein sequence MTLFAGAADGVRIAYDIHPRDATTEPGHRPILLVHGFASDPRVTWEGTGWVRFLQRAGRDVVTIDLRGHGRSDLPVQADSYAPEVQAADLLAVLDAAEVEIADIVAYSMGSRIASAFAQLAPRRIRRLVLGGAGPLEVFSTWRGADVERMLRTGDFTGNAIASAVVGPALAAGADPAVLAACIRGMSAAPLLRPDGVPVLLVVGELDPVASGTEDLASEWGAAYLAVPGRDHINVLTARAFKDAAVAFLT, from the coding sequence GTGACCCTGTTCGCCGGGGCGGCCGACGGCGTCAGGATTGCCTACGACATCCACCCGCGCGACGCGACCACCGAGCCCGGCCACCGGCCGATCCTGCTGGTGCACGGCTTCGCGTCCGATCCGCGCGTGACGTGGGAGGGCACGGGCTGGGTGCGCTTCCTCCAGCGCGCGGGCCGGGACGTCGTCACGATCGACCTCCGCGGGCATGGGCGCAGCGACCTTCCGGTCCAGGCTGACAGCTACGCGCCCGAGGTGCAGGCGGCCGACCTGCTGGCCGTGCTCGACGCGGCGGAGGTCGAGATCGCCGACATCGTCGCCTACTCGATGGGCAGCCGCATCGCATCGGCGTTCGCGCAGCTCGCACCCCGACGCATCCGTCGCCTCGTCCTCGGCGGAGCGGGGCCGCTGGAGGTCTTCTCGACATGGCGGGGCGCCGACGTCGAACGGATGCTGCGGACGGGCGACTTCACCGGAAACGCCATAGCGAGCGCCGTCGTGGGGCCGGCGCTTGCGGCGGGAGCCGACCCTGCAGTGCTGGCGGCCTGCATCCGGGGGATGAGCGCTGCCCCACTCCTCCGACCGGATGGCGTCCCCGTCCTTCTCGTCGTCGGCGAACTCGACCCCGTCGCATCGGGCACCGAGGACCTCGCGTCCGAATGGGGAGCGGCCTACCTCGCGGTCCCAGGACGCGACCACATCAATGTGCTCACCGCCCGGGCGTTCAAGGATGCCGCAGTGGCGTTCCTCACCTGA
- a CDS encoding class I SAM-dependent methyltransferase codes for MASEHYFTNDPSTELKPRQISVQLSGREFTLTTAGGVFSPDHIDDGTAVLLDNVPTPPQTGDLLDIGSGWGPIALTMALEAPDATVWAVDVNDRALELVRRNAAAVGVTNVNAVRPEDVPAGLSFSTIWSNPPIRIGKAELHALLQTWMPRLAPDAEAWLVVQKNLGADSLHRWMKDEFPDLDIAREAVGMGYRVLKATTAVR; via the coding sequence ATGGCTTCAGAGCATTACTTCACGAATGACCCGTCGACCGAACTGAAGCCGAGGCAGATCTCCGTTCAGCTGAGCGGGCGCGAGTTCACCCTGACGACGGCTGGCGGGGTGTTCAGCCCCGACCACATCGACGACGGCACCGCCGTGCTCCTCGACAACGTTCCGACTCCTCCCCAGACCGGTGACCTGCTGGACATCGGCTCGGGCTGGGGGCCGATCGCGCTGACGATGGCCCTCGAGGCTCCTGACGCCACCGTCTGGGCCGTCGATGTGAACGATCGTGCCCTCGAGCTGGTGCGTCGGAACGCCGCTGCCGTCGGCGTCACCAATGTCAACGCCGTGAGGCCCGAGGATGTTCCCGCCGGGCTGTCGTTCTCGACCATCTGGTCCAACCCGCCCATCCGCATCGGGAAGGCAGAGCTCCACGCCCTGCTCCAGACCTGGATGCCCCGACTCGCCCCGGATGCCGAAGCCTGGCTCGTCGTGCAGAAGAACCTCGGAGCCGACTCCCTGCACCGATGGATGAAGGACGAGTTCCCCGACCTCGACATCGCCCGCGAGGCCGTCGGCATGGGCTACAGGGTGCTCAAGGCGACCACCGCGGTTCGCTGA
- the hflX gene encoding GTPase HflX, with the protein MTEPDTTMPDDDVVARVLASAEQRAGYTIFAGSAQALQDDEGRAHRVDSDGDQFDREDRQALRRVAGLSTELEDVTEVEYRQLRLENVVLIGVYPQGSQTEAENSIRELAALAETAGATVLDGLLQRRPHPDPSTYLGSGKARELAGIVASLGADTVIADTELAPSQRRALEDIVKVKVIDRTAVILDIFSQHATSREGKAQVELAQLEYLLPRLRGWGESMSRQAGGQVGGAGAGMGSRGPGETKIELDRRRIHTRMAKLRKSIAAMKPAREAKRANRKRNTVPSVAIAGYTNAGKSSLVNRITKAGLLVENALFATLDATVRRNTTEDGRLYTIADTVGFVRNLPHQLVEAFRSTLEEVADSDLILHVVDASHPDPAGQIQTVRDVIGEVEARHIPELVVFNKSDLVSDDDRLVLRGLEPNAVFVSARSGEGIDELLRKIAEMLPDPSVEVELLIPYSRGELVSSLHVRGRVIATEHTEHGTAVRALVHPEFAAQLAEFIVPAGALTVGTLPADALPAV; encoded by the coding sequence ATGACTGAACCCGATACCACGATGCCGGACGACGACGTCGTCGCCCGCGTCCTCGCCAGCGCCGAGCAGCGCGCCGGCTACACCATCTTCGCCGGCTCCGCACAGGCACTGCAGGACGACGAGGGTCGTGCCCACCGCGTCGACTCCGACGGCGATCAGTTCGACCGCGAAGACCGCCAGGCCCTGCGCCGCGTCGCCGGTCTCTCGACCGAGCTCGAAGACGTCACCGAGGTCGAGTACCGGCAGTTGCGCCTGGAGAACGTCGTCCTCATCGGCGTCTACCCTCAGGGGTCCCAGACCGAGGCCGAGAACTCCATCCGCGAACTCGCAGCGCTTGCCGAGACCGCGGGCGCCACGGTGCTCGACGGCCTGCTGCAGCGGCGGCCGCATCCGGACCCCAGCACCTACCTCGGCAGCGGCAAGGCGCGTGAGCTCGCCGGCATCGTCGCCTCGCTCGGCGCCGACACGGTCATCGCCGACACCGAACTCGCGCCCAGCCAGCGCCGTGCGCTCGAGGACATCGTCAAGGTCAAGGTCATCGACCGCACCGCCGTCATCCTCGACATCTTCAGCCAGCACGCCACCAGCCGTGAGGGCAAGGCCCAGGTCGAGCTCGCACAGCTCGAATACCTCCTCCCGCGCCTGCGCGGCTGGGGTGAGTCGATGTCCCGCCAGGCCGGTGGCCAGGTCGGTGGTGCCGGAGCCGGCATGGGCTCGCGTGGTCCCGGTGAGACCAAGATCGAACTCGATCGCCGCCGCATCCACACGCGTATGGCCAAGCTGCGCAAGTCGATCGCCGCGATGAAGCCGGCACGCGAGGCGAAGCGGGCGAACCGCAAGCGCAATACCGTGCCGTCGGTCGCCATCGCCGGGTACACGAACGCAGGCAAGTCCAGCCTCGTGAACCGCATCACCAAGGCCGGGCTCCTGGTGGAGAACGCCCTGTTCGCCACCCTCGACGCGACGGTGCGCAGGAACACCACGGAGGACGGCAGGCTCTACACGATCGCCGACACCGTCGGATTCGTGCGCAACCTCCCGCACCAGCTCGTCGAGGCGTTCCGCTCGACGCTCGAGGAGGTCGCGGATTCCGACCTCATCCTGCATGTCGTCGACGCCTCGCATCCCGATCCCGCCGGCCAGATCCAGACCGTGCGCGACGTCATCGGTGAAGTGGAGGCGCGGCACATCCCCGAGCTCGTGGTCTTCAACAAGTCCGACCTGGTGAGCGACGACGACCGCCTGGTGCTGCGTGGTCTCGAGCCGAACGCCGTCTTCGTGTCGGCACGGTCCGGTGAAGGCATCGACGAGCTCCTTCGGAAGATCGCCGAGATGCTTCCGGATCCGAGCGTCGAGGTCGAGCTGCTCATCCCGTACTCGCGGGGCGAGCTCGTCTCCAGCCTGCACGTGCGGGGGCGGGTCATCGCCACGGAGCACACCGAGCACGGAACAGCCGTGCGTGCCCTCGTGCACCCCGAGTTCGCCGCCCAGCTGGCCGAGTTCATCGTGCCGGCCGGTGCGCTGACCGTCGGCACGCTGCCTGCCGACGCACTGCCAGCCGTCTGA
- a CDS encoding methylenetetrahydrofolate reductase, translating to MAIELPSTEDAARLPVSFELYPPRTDAAAIALGRTIDRLTEVDPAFISVTFGAGGSTRDRSLTVLSYILENTRVEPMAHLTCVGSSAAEANRLVRQFLDAGITSFLALRGDPPLDGTPLSVGDLQSAAELVQLIHRVQQEREPFSQEAVRGTPGGTRLRARPRPERVAVAAFPNGHATSRGPQQEIDALLAKQASGANLAITQLFYRADDYLAFVERARAGGVTIDILPGIMPAASAPRLRRIAQLTEEEAPDDLLIALEIEPTEEGRSEIATSFFSDLAAEVIAEGAPGLHLYTHNRHTPVLDVLERLDRLPRTARGHIKENA from the coding sequence ATGGCCATCGAACTTCCCTCCACCGAAGACGCGGCGCGTCTGCCGGTCTCGTTCGAGCTGTATCCGCCGCGGACCGATGCCGCCGCCATCGCGCTCGGGCGAACCATCGACAGGCTCACCGAGGTCGACCCCGCGTTCATCTCCGTGACCTTCGGCGCCGGCGGATCGACGCGGGACCGTTCGCTCACAGTGCTCAGCTACATCCTCGAGAACACCCGCGTGGAGCCGATGGCCCACCTCACCTGCGTGGGGTCGTCCGCGGCGGAGGCCAATCGCCTGGTGCGGCAGTTCCTCGATGCGGGCATCACCAGCTTCCTCGCGCTTCGCGGTGATCCGCCTCTCGACGGCACCCCGCTCTCGGTCGGCGACCTGCAGAGCGCCGCGGAACTGGTGCAGCTCATCCACCGGGTGCAGCAGGAGCGCGAGCCGTTCAGCCAGGAGGCCGTGCGCGGCACCCCGGGCGGAACCAGGCTACGGGCCCGTCCCCGCCCCGAGCGGGTCGCCGTTGCGGCCTTCCCCAACGGCCACGCCACCTCGCGCGGACCGCAGCAGGAGATCGACGCCCTGCTGGCCAAGCAGGCGTCAGGGGCCAACCTCGCCATCACCCAGCTGTTCTACCGGGCCGACGACTACCTCGCCTTCGTCGAGCGCGCCAGGGCGGGCGGCGTGACCATCGACATCCTCCCCGGGATCATGCCGGCGGCCAGCGCCCCGCGACTGCGTCGCATCGCCCAGCTCACCGAGGAGGAAGCACCAGACGACCTCCTCATCGCCCTCGAGATCGAGCCCACGGAGGAGGGGCGCAGCGAGATCGCGACCTCCTTCTTCTCGGATCTCGCGGCTGAGGTCATCGCCGAAGGCGCCCCCGGACTGCACCTGTACACCCACAACAGACACACCCCGGTACTCGACGTGCTCGAGCGCCTCGACCGTCTTCCCCGCACAGCGCGCGGACACATCAAGGAGAACGCATGA
- the metE gene encoding 5-methyltetrahydropteroyltriglutamate--homocysteine S-methyltransferase, with protein sequence MTTPAFPTGTILGYPRIGRRRELKKAVEAFWAGRIDAAELESNAADLRAATRDRLAHLGLGRTDSAIPESFSFYDQVLDAAVTVGAIPPRFSELVDADGAVDLAGYFTLARGAGDRAPLEMTKWFDTNYHYLVPEISPETTFSLASDRIVREFVEAREAGYITRPVLVGPVTFLLLSKAAPEAPAGFEPISRLADLLPVYAELLHRLSDAGAQWVQLDEPGLVNESIPVARPVQLDALARAYSFLGELATRPALFIAAPYGSLGEALDVLAASAVEAIGLDLVRGELPAGLTDATRAALAHKTVVAGVVDGHNIWRGDLAAAFDAAVAALELSPSVAVSTSTSLQHVPHDVDDETKLGHLSGWLAFADQKVGQVATLATGLIDGRSAIADALDAASVALAQRLSAPGVRDGAVRARAAALSDGDFARDEYAVRVAAQQQALDLPPLPTTTIGSFPQTGEIRRARAALGRGELSQADYVTGMRAEIARVVALQEEIGLDVLVHGEPERNDMVQYFAENLDGFDVTENGWVQSYGSRCTRPSILWGDVSRPKPITVEWSAYTQSLTSKPVKGMLTGPVTILAWSFVRDDQPLGDTARQVALALRDEIADLEAAGIGIVQVDEPALRELLPLERDRQADYLDWSVGSFRLATAGVAAATQIHTHLCYSEFGTIIDAILGLDADVTSIEAARSRMEVVVDLEASGFDHGIGPGVYDIHSPRVPSVAEVTELIERALDGIPERQLWINPDCGLKTRGYDETVASLRNMLEATRGVRASVASSV encoded by the coding sequence ATGACGACGCCAGCCTTCCCGACAGGCACCATCCTCGGCTACCCGCGCATCGGCCGCCGTCGTGAGCTCAAGAAGGCAGTCGAGGCCTTCTGGGCCGGCCGGATCGATGCCGCAGAACTCGAGAGCAATGCCGCCGACCTGCGCGCCGCAACCCGTGATCGCCTCGCGCACCTGGGCCTCGGTCGCACCGATTCCGCCATACCCGAGTCGTTCTCGTTCTACGACCAGGTTCTGGATGCCGCCGTGACCGTCGGCGCCATCCCTCCACGCTTCTCGGAGCTCGTCGATGCCGACGGTGCCGTCGATCTCGCCGGCTACTTCACCCTCGCCCGAGGCGCCGGAGACCGTGCCCCCCTCGAGATGACGAAGTGGTTCGACACCAACTACCACTACCTCGTACCGGAGATCTCGCCCGAGACCACCTTCTCGCTCGCGAGCGATCGCATCGTGCGCGAGTTCGTCGAGGCGCGCGAGGCCGGCTACATCACCCGACCCGTGCTCGTCGGCCCCGTCACGTTCCTCCTGCTGTCGAAGGCGGCACCGGAGGCCCCGGCCGGATTCGAGCCGATCAGCCGCCTGGCCGACCTGCTCCCCGTGTACGCGGAGCTCCTGCATCGACTGTCGGACGCAGGAGCGCAGTGGGTGCAGCTCGACGAGCCCGGACTCGTCAACGAGTCCATTCCCGTCGCACGGCCGGTGCAGCTCGACGCTCTCGCCCGCGCCTACAGCTTCCTCGGCGAACTCGCCACGCGCCCGGCACTCTTCATCGCCGCACCGTACGGCAGCCTCGGTGAGGCACTCGATGTGCTGGCCGCATCCGCCGTCGAGGCGATCGGGCTCGACCTCGTGCGCGGCGAGCTTCCAGCCGGGCTGACGGATGCCACCCGGGCGGCACTCGCTCACAAGACCGTCGTGGCCGGGGTCGTCGACGGACACAACATCTGGCGTGGCGATCTCGCCGCAGCCTTCGACGCAGCGGTTGCGGCCCTCGAGCTGTCGCCGTCCGTCGCGGTGTCGACCTCGACCTCGCTGCAGCACGTTCCCCACGACGTCGACGACGAGACGAAGCTCGGCCACCTGAGCGGGTGGCTCGCCTTCGCCGACCAGAAGGTCGGGCAGGTCGCCACCCTGGCGACCGGGCTGATCGACGGCCGCTCCGCCATCGCGGATGCGCTGGATGCCGCATCCGTCGCCCTCGCGCAGCGACTGTCGGCGCCCGGAGTGCGCGACGGAGCCGTTCGGGCCCGCGCCGCTGCACTCTCGGACGGCGACTTCGCCCGCGACGAGTACGCGGTCAGGGTCGCCGCGCAGCAGCAGGCGCTCGACCTGCCGCCGCTGCCGACGACGACCATCGGCTCGTTCCCGCAGACCGGCGAGATCCGTCGCGCCAGAGCCGCACTCGGGCGCGGCGAGCTCAGTCAGGCCGACTACGTGACCGGGATGCGCGCCGAGATCGCCCGCGTCGTTGCCCTGCAGGAGGAGATCGGACTCGACGTGCTCGTGCACGGAGAGCCGGAACGCAACGACATGGTGCAGTACTTCGCCGAGAACCTCGACGGCTTCGACGTCACCGAGAACGGCTGGGTGCAGTCCTACGGATCACGCTGCACGCGCCCGTCCATCCTCTGGGGAGACGTCTCCCGCCCGAAGCCCATCACCGTGGAGTGGTCGGCGTACACCCAGTCGCTCACCTCGAAGCCTGTGAAGGGCATGCTCACCGGCCCCGTCACGATCCTCGCGTGGTCGTTCGTGCGGGACGACCAGCCGCTGGGCGACACCGCCCGTCAGGTCGCCCTCGCCCTGCGCGACGAGATCGCCGACCTCGAGGCCGCCGGCATCGGCATCGTGCAGGTCGACGAGCCGGCCCTGCGCGAACTGCTGCCCCTGGAGCGCGATCGCCAGGCCGACTACCTCGACTGGTCGGTCGGGTCGTTCAGGCTCGCCACCGCAGGAGTCGCGGCGGCCACGCAGATCCACACCCATCTCTGCTATTCGGAGTTCGGCACCATCATCGACGCCATCCTGGGACTCGATGCCGACGTCACCAGCATCGAGGCGGCGCGCAGCCGCATGGAGGTCGTCGTCGACCTGGAGGCGAGCGGCTTCGACCATGGCATCGGCCCCGGTGTCTACGACATCCACTCTCCTCGGGTGCCGAGCGTCGCCGAGGTGACCGAGCTCATCGAACGCGCCCTCGATGGCATCCCGGAACGTCAGCTCTGGATTAATCCGGACTGCGGGCTCAAGACGCGTGGCTACGACGAGACCGTGGCGTCGCTGCGCAACATGCTCGAGGCAACCCGTGGTGTTCGGGCGTCGGTGGCCAGCTCGGTCTAG
- the lexA gene encoding transcriptional repressor LexA — MANDTESSKDRGASERGGTRRRKSLSAKQLSILEVIQRSVSQRGYPPSMREIGDAVGLSSLSSVTHQLNQLELSGYLRRDPNRPRALEVLIEVPSTESSPAPDDGYSSPAPMGDAAMVPMVGRIAAGIPITAEQQIEEVFPLPRQLVGKGELFILKVVGDSMIEAAICDGDWVVVRQQNTAENGEIVAAMLDSEATVKVFRQRDGHTWLLPRNSAYEPIVGDYAEVLGKVVAVLRSV; from the coding sequence GTGGCCAACGACACCGAGTCGTCGAAGGACCGCGGGGCATCGGAGCGCGGTGGAACCCGCCGGCGCAAGAGTCTCAGCGCCAAGCAGCTCTCGATCCTCGAGGTCATCCAGCGATCGGTGAGCCAGCGAGGCTATCCGCCGAGCATGCGCGAGATCGGCGACGCCGTCGGCCTCTCCTCGCTGTCGAGCGTGACGCACCAGCTCAACCAGCTCGAGCTCAGCGGCTACCTCCGCCGTGACCCGAACCGCCCGCGGGCGCTCGAAGTGCTCATCGAGGTGCCGTCGACCGAGTCGAGCCCCGCCCCGGACGACGGCTACTCCTCCCCCGCTCCCATGGGCGACGCCGCCATGGTGCCCATGGTCGGACGGATCGCCGCCGGAATCCCGATCACGGCCGAGCAGCAGATCGAAGAGGTGTTCCCGCTCCCCCGCCAACTCGTGGGCAAGGGTGAACTGTTCATCCTGAAGGTCGTCGGCGACTCCATGATCGAGGCCGCCATCTGCGACGGCGACTGGGTGGTCGTTCGCCAGCAGAACACCGCCGAGAACGGCGAGATCGTCGCCGCCATGCTCGACAGCGAGGCGACCGTCAAGGTGTTCCGCCAGCGCGACGGTCACACCTGGCTGCTGCCACGGAACTCGGCCTACGAGCCGATCGTCGGCGACTACGCCGAGGTCCTCGGCAAGGTCGTCGCCGTTCTGCGCTCGGTGTAG
- a CDS encoding LysM peptidoglycan-binding domain-containing protein: MSTYAYTTAAPAAMPVVRTRLHLTRRGRAVLTTLAALPIVIGAFVFALNGGIASAGGEQAGQTFAYVTVESGQSLWQLAETLAPTADPRDVIADIVSLNQLDGTDIQPGQRLAVPAQY; the protein is encoded by the coding sequence ATGAGCACGTACGCCTACACCACCGCCGCTCCTGCCGCGATGCCTGTCGTTCGCACCCGCTTGCACCTCACCCGCCGCGGCCGCGCCGTTCTCACCACCCTCGCGGCGCTGCCGATCGTCATCGGCGCCTTCGTGTTCGCTCTCAACGGCGGCATCGCATCCGCCGGCGGAGAACAGGCGGGCCAGACCTTCGCCTACGTCACCGTCGAGTCGGGCCAGTCGCTCTGGCAGCTCGCTGAGACACTGGCACCCACGGCCGATCCTCGCGACGTCATCGCCGACATCGTCAGTCTCAACCAGCTCGACGGTACCGACATCCAGCCCGGCCAGCGTCTCGCCGTCCCCGCTCAGTACTGA
- a CDS encoding histidinol-phosphate transaminase, which produces MTTLDELPLRDDLRGRTPYGAPQKVVPVALNVNENTHPIPDAVATDILAAISEVIPGVNRYPDREFSALRDALAGYLGHGLTRDEIWAANGSNEVLQHVLQAFGGPGRTLLGFVPTYSMYPLLASGTGTGWIGARRDAEFELSPDTAAAAVRESAPDIVFLCSPNNPTGTPLSLETIAAVYDATDGIVLVDEAYAEFAHDGEDSALTLLEGRPRLLVSRTMSKAFAYAGVRLGYLAADPAVIDALRLVRLPYHLSALTQAAAAAAVAHAPELLAMVADIRVQRDRIVARLGELGFQAFRSSSNFVLFGGVDDPNAVFEALLARGILVRDVGIPNTLRVSAGTEAETSAFLEAIADHAPNRIPA; this is translated from the coding sequence GTGACGACTCTCGACGAGCTTCCCCTCCGCGACGACCTGAGGGGGCGCACTCCTTACGGCGCTCCGCAGAAGGTCGTGCCGGTCGCCCTCAACGTCAACGAGAACACGCATCCCATCCCCGACGCCGTGGCCACCGACATCCTGGCGGCCATCAGCGAGGTGATCCCGGGCGTCAACCGCTACCCCGACCGCGAGTTCAGCGCTCTTCGCGACGCTCTGGCCGGCTACCTCGGTCACGGACTGACCCGCGACGAGATCTGGGCCGCCAACGGATCCAACGAGGTCCTGCAGCACGTGCTGCAGGCATTCGGCGGGCCGGGCCGCACCCTGCTCGGCTTCGTCCCGACCTATTCGATGTACCCGTTGCTCGCATCCGGCACCGGCACGGGCTGGATCGGCGCGCGTCGCGACGCCGAGTTCGAGCTCTCGCCCGACACCGCCGCCGCTGCCGTTCGCGAGAGCGCGCCCGACATCGTGTTCCTGTGCTCGCCCAACAACCCGACCGGCACTCCGCTCTCACTGGAGACCATCGCGGCGGTCTACGACGCGACAGACGGCATCGTGCTCGTCGACGAGGCCTACGCCGAATTCGCGCACGACGGAGAGGACAGCGCCCTCACGCTGCTCGAGGGGCGGCCGCGCCTGCTCGTCTCGCGCACCATGAGCAAGGCCTTCGCCTACGCGGGAGTTCGCCTGGGCTACCTCGCGGCCGATCCTGCCGTGATCGATGCACTCCGCCTGGTGCGGTTGCCCTATCACCTGTCCGCGCTGACTCAGGCGGCGGCGGCGGCCGCAGTGGCCCACGCGCCGGAGCTGCTGGCCATGGTCGCCGACATCCGGGTGCAGCGCGACCGGATCGTCGCCAGACTCGGCGAGCTCGGCTTCCAGGCCTTCCGCAGTTCGAGCAACTTCGTGCTCTTCGGCGGCGTCGACGACCCGAATGCCGTGTTCGAGGCGCTCCTGGCGCGTGGCATCCTGGTGCGTGATGTCGGCATCCCGAACACGCTGCGCGTGAGCGCCGGCACCGAGGCCGAGACCTCCGCCTTCCTCGAAGCCATCGCCGACCACGCGCCGAATAGGATTCCAGCATGA
- the hisB gene encoding imidazoleglycerol-phosphate dehydratase HisB → MSETTQRTPRTARSLRSTSESSIDLSVNLDGTGTSDIETTVPFFNHMLTAFAKHSLTDITVRASGDTDIDVHHTVEDTGIVLGQAIREALGDKRGIARYGDALVPLDESLAQAVVDISGRPYLVHVGEPAGFEFHLIGGHFTGSMVRHFFEAITFAAGLTVHLELVRGRDPHHIAEAEFKAFARAFRQAKALDAGVVGIPSTKGAL, encoded by the coding sequence ATGAGCGAGACCACCCAACGCACCCCACGCACGGCGCGCTCGCTGCGCTCCACGAGCGAATCGAGCATCGACCTCTCGGTCAACCTCGACGGAACGGGTACGAGCGACATCGAGACCACGGTCCCGTTCTTCAATCACATGCTCACAGCCTTCGCGAAGCACTCGCTCACCGACATCACCGTGCGCGCCAGCGGAGATACCGACATCGACGTGCACCACACGGTCGAGGACACGGGCATCGTGCTCGGCCAGGCCATTCGCGAGGCTCTCGGCGACAAGCGCGGCATCGCCCGCTACGGCGATGCCCTCGTGCCTCTCGACGAGTCGCTCGCGCAGGCCGTCGTCGACATCTCGGGTCGCCCCTACCTGGTGCACGTCGGCGAGCCGGCAGGTTTCGAGTTCCACCTCATCGGCGGCCACTTCACCGGGTCGATGGTGCGGCACTTCTTCGAGGCGATCACCTTCGCAGCGGGACTCACCGTCCACCTCGAACTGGTCCGCGGCCGCGACCCGCACCACATCGCCGAGGCCGAGTTCAAGGCCTTCGCGCGCGCCTTCCGTCAGGCCAAGGCCCTCGATGCCGGCGTCGTCGGCATCCCGTCCACCAAGGGAGCACTGTGA
- the hisH gene encoding imidazole glycerol phosphate synthase subunit HisH — protein MTKVVVLDYGSGNVHSAAKAVELAGAEVQITHDRRAVMDADGLLVPGVGAYSAVMDALKAVRGDELIDRRLAGGRKVLGICVGMQVLFERGIERGVDAEGLGEWPGVVTQLDAPVLPHMGWNTVDAAEGSVLFDGIADERFYFVHSYAAQAWTLDVIPPFPQPSLTWAEHGGRFLAAVENGPLAATQFHPEKSGEAGIRLLGNWIGSLRD, from the coding sequence GTGACGAAGGTCGTCGTCCTCGACTACGGCTCGGGCAACGTGCACTCGGCGGCGAAGGCCGTCGAACTCGCCGGTGCCGAAGTCCAGATCACCCACGACCGCCGTGCCGTGATGGATGCCGACGGGCTGCTCGTTCCCGGTGTCGGGGCGTACTCGGCTGTCATGGACGCCCTGAAGGCCGTGCGCGGTGACGAGCTCATCGACCGCAGGCTCGCCGGAGGCCGCAAGGTCCTCGGCATCTGCGTCGGCATGCAGGTGCTGTTCGAGCGCGGCATCGAGCGCGGCGTCGACGCCGAGGGGCTGGGGGAGTGGCCGGGCGTCGTGACCCAGCTCGATGCCCCGGTGCTGCCGCACATGGGCTGGAACACCGTCGATGCCGCCGAGGGCTCGGTGCTCTTCGACGGCATCGCGGACGAGAGGTTCTACTTCGTGCACTCCTACGCCGCGCAGGCGTGGACCCTCGACGTCATCCCGCCGTTTCCGCAGCCGAGCCTCACCTGGGCGGAGCACGGCGGTCGCTTCCTGGCGGCAGTCGAGAACGGGCCGTTGGCAGCCACCCAGTTCCACCCCGAGAAGTCGGGTGAGGCCGGCATCCGGCTGCTCGGCAACTGGATCGGGTCGCTGCGCGACTGA